From a single Sparus aurata chromosome 13, fSpaAur1.1, whole genome shotgun sequence genomic region:
- the LOC115594416 gene encoding forkhead box protein I2-like — protein sequence MASFVLEQGLSPPLCGRSLPQQELPSLGLHSTDFSLYSPPAPPEHSLSVPQWLPPTNHSDPSLCNRDLGPLSGITGGPTGGLAGLPPVFGGFFPHLYSNPWFSMSNPDEMLRLVRPPYSYSALIAMAIQTAPEQRLTLSQIYQYVTNNFPFYSSNKAGWQNSIRHNLSLNDCFRKVPRDENDPGKGNYWTIDPNCEKMFDNGNFRRKRKRKADDVTADKKPSSPSSSSSSDSFSSEPSPKIPNMHCSSGSNSSTEFPALSDTSFSNFMCQPQDSFFPLPPPPPHASSPSLHMQVPGHASPPPPPPPPVPQGYISSYSPGAVVPQWDTCSSSPPLHHSITPPPAPYPSSQSTPPHFSSLLYPYAGSPPLYVDLQTASCLQPELQEAQQLQQLQAQCEPLFSGGFSDPLPLDSLVLPQ from the exons ATGGCTTCCTTTGTCCTGGAGCAGGGTCTGTCCCCACCTCTGTGCGGACGCTCTCTGCCCCAGCAGGAGCTCCCATCCCTGGGCCTCCATTCAACTGACTTCAGCCTGTACAgccctccagctcctcctgagCACAGCCTGTCTGTGCCACAGTGGCTCCCACCGACCAACCACAGCGATCCCTCCCTCTGCAACCGAGACCTGGGCCCCCTCTCTGGGATCACAGGAGGCCCAACAGGAGGCCTCGCAGGACTCCCGCCAGTATTCGGAGGCTTCTTCCCTCATCTCTACAGCAACCCCTGGTTCTCCATGTCCAACCCAGATGAGATGCTGCGCCTGGTCCGCCCGCCGTACTCCTACTCTGCCCTCATCGCCATGGCGATACAAACTGCACCCGAGCAGCGGCTGACACTCAGCCAGATCTACCAGTACGTCACCAACAACTTCCCCTTCTACAGCTCCAACAAGGCTGGCTGGCAGAACTCCATCCGCCACAACCTGTCACTCAACGACTGCTTCCGGAAAGTTCCTCGTGACGAGAACGACCCAG gtaAAGGAAATTACTGGACTATCGACCCAAACTGTGAGAAGATGTTTGATAACGGAAACTTTCGCcgcaagaggaagaggaaggctgATGACGTGACCGCTGACAAGAaaccttcctccccctcctcttcctcttcctctgactCCTTCTCATCAGAACCAAGTCCTAAAATTCCCAACATGCACTGCAGTAGTGGTAGTAACAGCAGCACTGAGTTCCCCGCTCTCTCAGACACTAGCTTCAGCAACTTCATGTGTCAACCCCAGGACTCCTTCTTCccccttccccctcctcctcctcatgccAGCTCCCCCTCGCTACACATGCAGGTACCGGGCCatgcctcccctcctcctcctcctcctcctcctgttcctcagGGATACATCTCCTCTTACTCCCCCGGCGCAGTTGTTCCTCAGTGGGacacctgcagctcctcacctcccctccatcactccatcacacctcctcctgctccataCCCCTCCTCCCAATCAACTCCTCCCcatttctcctccctcctctacCCTTATGCCGGCTCTCCCCCACTCTACGTCGACTTGCAGACAGCGTCCTGTCTTCAGCCAGAGCTCCAGGAGGCCCAGCaactgcagcagcttcaggcCCAGTGTGAGCCTCTCTTCTCTGGAGGCTTTTCTGACCCTCTGCCCCTCGACTCTCTGGTTCTCCCTCAGTGA